From one Rhodoferax sp. PAMC 29310 genomic stretch:
- the accD gene encoding acetyl-CoA carboxylase, carboxyltransferase subunit beta, translating into MSWLEKLLPSKIQQTNPADRRTVPEGVWSKCPSCEAVLYKADLEQNQNVCPTCSHHHRIGARSRLNTFLDNEGRYEIGQEVLPVDALKFKDSRKYPERLKEALENTGETDALIVMGGAVHGIGVVAACFEFEFMGGSMGSVVGERFVRGVHAAIEQKVPFICFTSTGGARMQEGLLSLMQMAKTNASLTRLAKKGLPYISVLTDPTMGGVSAGFAFLGDVVIAEPKALIGFAGPRVIESTVRVKLPEGFQRAEFLQTKGAIDFICDRRELKKTIANTLAMLQRQPADAVI; encoded by the coding sequence ATGAGTTGGCTAGAAAAATTACTCCCCTCGAAAATCCAGCAAACCAACCCGGCAGACCGACGTACCGTCCCGGAAGGCGTCTGGAGCAAGTGCCCCAGCTGTGAAGCAGTTTTGTACAAGGCCGATCTGGAACAGAACCAGAACGTCTGCCCGACCTGCAGCCACCACCACCGCATTGGCGCGCGCTCCCGGCTCAACACCTTTCTGGACAACGAAGGGCGCTATGAGATCGGTCAAGAGGTGCTGCCAGTCGACGCCCTGAAGTTCAAGGACAGCCGCAAGTACCCCGAGCGTTTGAAGGAAGCTCTGGAAAACACGGGTGAAACCGATGCATTGATCGTGATGGGCGGTGCCGTGCATGGCATTGGCGTCGTCGCGGCCTGCTTTGAATTTGAATTCATGGGCGGCAGCATGGGCTCGGTCGTGGGTGAACGCTTTGTGCGCGGTGTTCATGCCGCCATTGAGCAAAAGGTGCCTTTCATCTGCTTTACCTCCACCGGCGGTGCCCGCATGCAGGAAGGCTTGCTCAGCCTGATGCAAATGGCCAAAACCAATGCCTCCCTGACACGGTTGGCCAAGAAAGGCCTTCCCTACATCAGCGTGTTGACCGACCCGACCATGGGCGGCGTCAGCGCCGGCTTTGCTTTCCTGGGCGATGTGGTCATTGCTGAACCCAAAGCCTTGATCGGCTTTGCCGGCCCCCGCGTGATTGAATCCACCGTGCGAGTGAAGTTGCCAGAGGGTTTTCAACGTGCGGAGTTCTTGCAGACCAAAGGGGCGATTGACTTCATTTGTGATCGCCGCGAGTTGAAAAAAACCATCGCCAACACTCTGGCCATGCTGCAACGCCAACCGGCCGATGCGGTGATCTGA
- a CDS encoding YggT family protein codes for MLYQIFSLLLEVAVSVLAGACLLRLYMQHQRIPMSARSGNPLGRFVFALTDWLVLPLRRVVPSLGRWDTASLVAAYLLELGQFALLWLMAGAGGGLFAVPILAAFGLLRLFISGMTGLIIVYAILSWVQARSVMSDVIERLVAPALMPIRRVLPLIGGIDLSPLVLLLLLQIASIVLGNLQGMALLA; via the coding sequence ATGCTTTATCAAATCTTTTCTCTCCTGCTGGAAGTCGCTGTCAGTGTGCTGGCGGGCGCCTGCTTGCTGCGCCTGTACATGCAGCATCAGCGTATTCCCATGTCGGCCCGGTCCGGCAATCCATTGGGTCGTTTTGTCTTTGCCTTGACCGACTGGCTGGTGCTGCCGCTGCGCCGCGTGGTGCCATCCCTCGGCCGCTGGGACACGGCCAGTCTGGTGGCGGCCTATCTGCTGGAGTTGGGCCAGTTTGCGTTGCTCTGGTTGATGGCCGGCGCCGGTGGAGGCCTGTTTGCGGTGCCGATCTTGGCCGCCTTTGGTTTGCTTAGACTGTTTATCTCCGGCATGACCGGGCTGATCATCGTCTACGCGATCCTGTCCTGGGTGCAAGCGCGATCGGTCATGTCCGATGTGATTGAGCGCTTGGTGGCGCCTGCGCTGATGCCGATTCGCCGGGTGCTGCCGCTGATTGGGGGCATTGACCTGTCCCCGCTGGTGCTTTTGCTATTGTTGCAAATCGCCTCCATCGTGCTGGGTAATCTGCAGGGCATGGCGCTGCTGGCGTAA